The proteins below come from a single Kitasatospora sp. NBC_00315 genomic window:
- a CDS encoding glycoside hydrolase family 3 C-terminal domain-containing protein has protein sequence MTDIQATDRATDGFEKALADLDVARKARMVSGGGTFRTSAEPAVGLRPVITSDGPVGVRGERWDEADTALALPSVTAMAASWDEPLVRELGALLAAEARRKGVHMLLGPTLNLHRSPLGGRHFECFSEDPLLTGRIGAAYITGVQSGGVAATAKHYVANDSETERLTLDAQLDERTLREVYLAPFEAAVRAGVWAVMSAYNRVNGEAMSESSLLAEPLKGEWGFDGLVVSDWGAVRTTESSGAAAVDLAMPGPNEHWGAALAAAVLDGLVDEAALDDKVLRLLRLAARVGALGEPGEPAPATAPQLPTPGDPATRGLLRRAAAAGSVLVSNRSGLLPLDAGALRRVAVIGPNAATARVQGGGSAAVFPAAVVSPLDGIRAALAPEVSVVHAAGVRTALRPTPLERTDCHSPASGEAGLLARYLTADGRELHSEHRLSGRILEPSVSTDLSALGMVEVSTVFRAPAAGRWRFGVIGLGRVLLQADGRTLLDEYITPESDDPTYLHVSPSFRQVGLDLAAGQEVALLARRTVEAAHGRVLSLAVDPPLDALDAELAAAVELARGADAVVVVVGTTDEHESEGFDRTTLRLPGDQDALVSAVAAANPATVVVVNTGGPVLLPWREEVAAVLLGWFPGQEGGDGLADVLFGLAEPGGRLPTSWPAEERDVPVFDTTPLDGVLAYREGLHVGYRGWLRAEAEPAYWFGHGLGYGEWEYLSVEAPAQAALGAALTVRVTLRNTGTRGSREVVQLYLARADSSVERPVRWLAGFAAVRAEPGQRVVAEITVAARALEHWSAERRRWIGEPGGFTVLVGPSCGELPLSAGVRVLPSR, from the coding sequence ATGACCGACATCCAAGCAACGGATCGCGCCACCGACGGGTTCGAGAAGGCGCTCGCCGACCTCGACGTCGCGCGCAAGGCCCGGATGGTCTCCGGCGGCGGGACGTTCCGCACCAGTGCCGAGCCCGCCGTCGGTCTGCGCCCGGTGATCACCTCCGACGGGCCGGTCGGCGTGCGCGGCGAACGCTGGGACGAGGCCGACACCGCGCTGGCCCTGCCGTCCGTCACCGCGATGGCGGCCAGCTGGGACGAGCCGCTGGTCCGCGAACTCGGCGCGCTGCTGGCCGCCGAGGCGCGCCGCAAGGGCGTCCACATGCTGCTCGGCCCGACCCTCAACCTGCACCGGTCCCCGCTCGGCGGGCGGCACTTCGAGTGCTTCTCCGAGGATCCGCTGCTCACCGGCCGGATCGGCGCCGCCTACATCACGGGCGTGCAGAGCGGCGGGGTCGCGGCCACCGCCAAGCACTACGTCGCCAACGACTCCGAGACCGAACGCCTCACCCTGGACGCCCAGCTGGACGAGCGCACGCTGCGCGAGGTCTACCTGGCCCCCTTCGAGGCCGCCGTCCGGGCCGGGGTGTGGGCGGTGATGTCCGCCTACAACCGGGTCAACGGCGAGGCGATGAGCGAGAGTTCACTGCTGGCCGAGCCGCTCAAGGGCGAGTGGGGCTTCGACGGCCTGGTGGTCTCCGACTGGGGAGCCGTCCGCACCACCGAGTCCTCCGGCGCCGCCGCCGTCGACCTGGCCATGCCGGGGCCGAACGAGCACTGGGGCGCCGCGCTGGCCGCCGCCGTCCTGGACGGCCTGGTGGACGAGGCGGCACTGGACGACAAGGTGCTCCGGCTGCTGCGGCTGGCCGCCCGGGTCGGGGCCCTGGGCGAGCCGGGCGAACCCGCCCCCGCCACCGCGCCGCAGCTCCCCACTCCCGGCGACCCCGCCACCCGGGGCCTGCTGCGCCGGGCCGCCGCGGCGGGTTCCGTGCTGGTGAGCAACCGGAGCGGGCTGCTGCCGCTGGACGCCGGCGCGCTGCGCCGGGTGGCCGTGATCGGCCCGAACGCCGCGACCGCGCGGGTGCAGGGCGGCGGCAGCGCGGCGGTCTTCCCCGCGGCCGTCGTCTCCCCGCTGGACGGCATCCGGGCCGCGCTGGCGCCGGAGGTGTCCGTCGTGCACGCGGCGGGCGTGCGCACCGCGCTGCGGCCGACCCCGCTGGAGCGCACCGACTGCCACAGCCCGGCCAGTGGCGAGGCCGGCCTGCTGGCGCGCTATCTCACCGCCGACGGCAGGGAGCTGCACTCCGAGCACCGGCTGAGCGGGCGGATCCTGGAGCCGTCGGTGAGCACCGACCTCAGCGCCCTCGGGATGGTCGAGGTCAGTACGGTCTTCCGGGCGCCGGCCGCCGGGCGGTGGCGCTTCGGCGTGATCGGGCTGGGCCGGGTGCTGCTCCAGGCCGACGGGCGGACCCTGCTCGACGAGTACATCACGCCGGAGTCGGACGACCCGACCTACCTGCACGTCTCGCCCTCCTTCCGGCAGGTCGGGCTGGATCTCGCGGCCGGCCAGGAGGTGGCCCTGCTGGCCCGGCGCACGGTCGAGGCCGCGCACGGCCGGGTGCTCAGCCTGGCCGTCGACCCGCCGCTGGACGCGTTGGACGCGGAGCTCGCGGCGGCCGTCGAGCTGGCCCGGGGGGCGGACGCCGTGGTCGTGGTGGTGGGCACCACCGACGAGCACGAGAGCGAGGGCTTCGACCGGACCACCCTGCGGCTGCCCGGCGACCAGGACGCGTTGGTGTCGGCGGTGGCCGCCGCCAATCCGGCGACGGTGGTGGTCGTGAACACCGGCGGGCCCGTCCTGCTGCCGTGGCGTGAGGAGGTGGCGGCGGTGCTGCTCGGCTGGTTCCCCGGCCAGGAGGGCGGCGACGGGCTGGCGGACGTCCTGTTCGGCCTGGCCGAGCCGGGCGGACGGCTGCCGACCAGCTGGCCGGCCGAGGAGCGGGACGTCCCGGTGTTCGACACCACCCCGCTGGACGGCGTACTCGCGTACCGCGAGGGACTGCACGTCGGGTACCGGGGCTGGCTGCGCGCGGAGGCCGAGCCGGCGTACTGGTTCGGGCACGGCCTGGGCTACGGCGAGTGGGAGTACCTCTCGGTCGAGGCGCCCGCGCAGGCCGCGCTCGGCGCCGCGCTCACCGTGCGGGTCACCCTGCGCAACACCGGTACCCGCGGCTCGCGCGAGGTGGTGCAGCTGTACCTGGCCCGGGCCGACAGCTCGGTGGAGCGGCCGGTGCGCTGGCTGGCCGGGTTCGCGGCGGTCCGGGCGGAGCCGGGGCAGCGGGTGGTGGCCGAGATCACGGTGGCGGCGCGGGCGCTGGAGCACTGGTCGGCCGAGCGGCGCCGCTGGATCGGCGAGCCGGGCGGGTTCACCGTGCTGGTCGGCCCCTCCTGCGGTGAGCTGCCACTGAGCGCCGGGGTGCGGGTGCTCCCCTCGCGCTGA
- a CDS encoding shikimate 5-dehydrogenase, which translates to MTTRISKDTRLCMSLAARPGDFGTRFHNFLFGELGLDYLYKAFTTTDLPAAIGGVRALGIRGCAISMPFKEDVIALVDELDASAAAIRSVNTIVNDDGVLRAHNTDYLAVRQLLDTHQVPAGASVAVRGSGGMAKAVLGALGDAGLRSGTVVARNEAAGRALADAHGYAWRAEAGGLRADLIVNATPIGMRGGCEADDLAFETATVEAARTVFDVVALPEATPLVRYAREHGKQVISGHEVLVRQGLEQFVLYTGVRPPQELVERAAAYARA; encoded by the coding sequence ATGACGACGCGGATCAGCAAGGACACCCGGCTGTGCATGTCCCTGGCGGCCAGGCCGGGTGACTTCGGCACCCGGTTCCACAACTTCCTGTTCGGAGAGCTGGGGCTGGACTACCTCTACAAGGCGTTCACCACCACCGACCTGCCGGCGGCGATCGGCGGCGTGCGGGCCCTGGGCATCCGGGGCTGCGCGATCTCGATGCCGTTCAAGGAGGACGTGATCGCCCTCGTCGACGAACTCGACGCCTCCGCCGCCGCCATCCGGTCGGTCAACACGATCGTCAACGACGACGGTGTGCTGCGCGCCCACAACACCGACTACCTCGCCGTCCGGCAACTGCTCGACACCCACCAGGTGCCCGCCGGGGCGAGCGTCGCGGTACGGGGGAGCGGCGGCATGGCCAAGGCCGTGCTCGGCGCGCTCGGCGACGCCGGCCTCCGCTCGGGCACGGTCGTCGCGCGAAACGAGGCCGCCGGCCGCGCGCTGGCCGACGCGCACGGCTACGCCTGGCGGGCGGAGGCCGGCGGGCTGCGCGCGGACCTGATCGTCAACGCGACGCCGATCGGCATGCGGGGCGGCTGCGAGGCGGACGACCTCGCCTTCGAGACCGCCACCGTCGAGGCCGCGCGGACGGTCTTCGACGTGGTCGCCCTGCCGGAGGCGACGCCGCTGGTGCGGTACGCGCGCGAGCACGGCAAGCAGGTGATCAGCGGGCACGAGGTGCTGGTGCGGCAGGGGCTGGAGCAGTTCGTGCTGTACACCGGCGTGCGTCCGCCGCAGGAGCTGGTGGAGCGGGCGGCGGCGTACGCGCGAGCCTGA
- a CDS encoding DUF6328 family protein, with the protein MTTPADGVPDSSPPPAERRETPDERADRNLIELLQELRVLQTGVQIVFAFLLGLAFTSRFPQLSDFETGVYLTTLLLSVVASAVLATPVALHRGLFHQGAKRRIVAISSRFALIGQLFLALALSGSVLLVTDVVLGTGAALAVGSATVAMFAALWFVLPRALRRS; encoded by the coding sequence GTGACGACCCCCGCGGACGGCGTGCCCGACTCCTCCCCACCGCCCGCGGAGCGCCGCGAGACACCGGACGAGCGGGCCGACCGGAACCTGATCGAGCTGCTCCAGGAACTGCGGGTGCTGCAGACCGGGGTCCAGATCGTCTTCGCGTTCCTGCTCGGCCTGGCGTTCACCAGCCGCTTCCCGCAGCTCAGCGACTTCGAGACCGGCGTCTACCTCACCACCCTGCTGCTCTCGGTGGTCGCCTCGGCCGTCCTCGCCACCCCGGTCGCCCTGCACCGGGGCCTGTTCCACCAGGGCGCCAAGCGGCGGATCGTCGCGATCTCCTCCCGATTCGCGCTGATCGGCCAGCTCTTCCTGGCACTCGCCCTCAGCGGGTCGGTCCTGCTGGTGACCGACGTGGTGCTCGGCACCGGGGCGGCCCTCGCCGTCGGCTCGGCCACCGTCGCCATGTTCGCCGCCCTCTGGTTCGTGCTGCCCCGGGCGCTGCGCCGCTCCTGA